A region of Vigna radiata var. radiata cultivar VC1973A chromosome 10, Vradiata_ver6, whole genome shotgun sequence DNA encodes the following proteins:
- the LOC106774969 gene encoding cation/H(+) antiporter 15-like, producing the protein MDNTTMTPSTMPDKSIICYTPFMVTTNGLWKNNNLLDFSLPLFTLQLTLVVSATRFFVLILKPFHQPRVIAEILGGLLLGPSVLGRNKNFANIVFPMKSVMLVETMANIGLIYFVFLIGLEMDVSIIKRAGKKTVLISLAGMVIPFMVAICLSSLIANTNETINQASYILYLGIVLSVTAFPVLARMLVELKLINTDLGKLALSTSLINDVCAWMLLALTIALSEEIISAWVSLWVLLSNIVFLSFSFLIVRPTMSWLIEKTPEGKPFSDFQLCIVLTGVLMSAFITDVLGTHCVFGAFVYGLVIPNGPLGAAIIEKLEDFVSGLLLPLFYATSGLKTDISLISGANTWAFILSAISLTYLGKIAGTLLVSNIFQIPNRDGVVLGLLMNTKGIIEIIVLNVGREQKILDDKIFSVMIIVILIMTAFISPIVKVIYRPRKMLAPYRRRTIQSSRLDGELRVLVGIHTPRNVPTLVNLLEATYPNKRSPMCAYVLHLVELTRRASAMLIVHANRQSGGPALNKTQAQTDHIITAFQNFEEQVNYAQVQPLTAISSYSTMHEDICNLAEEKRVSIIIIPFHKQQTVDGEMEDTIPALRMVNHNLLQNSPCSVGILVDRGFNGSNRLIGNQACHKVAVLYFGGPDDREALAYGWRMSRHPRVHLTVMHFIPTEYSYQSSETDRLWAKIDRSFTTIKNGGENQLDNEYISEFKKMIAHDDSVIYIDKVVNNGEETVAAIRSINNVNDLFIVGRGQGTMSPLTDGLTDWSECPELGAIGDLLASSDFETTASVLVMHQYVGQGPDGEDNFVVERPWESAESRHSINQQQQQHMQRYVMPMGTGHSSVMFTIP; encoded by the exons ATGGACAACACAACCATGACACCATCTACTATGCCTGATAAATCCATAATTTGTTATACACCATTCATGGTAACAACAAATGGATTGTGGAAGAACAATAATCTTTTAGATTTCTCTCTTCCTCTATTTACCTTGCAATTAACGTTAGTTGTATCTGCAACACGCTTCTTTGTTTTAATCCTCAAGCCCTTTCACCAACCTCGTGTAATTGCTGAAATCTTG GGTGGATTGCTTCTGGGTCCATCAGTGCttggaagaaataaaaattttgctAATATTGTGTTCCCTATGAAAAGTGTAATGCTGGTGGAGACAATGGCAAACATTGGTCTGATATACTTTGTGTTCTTAATTGGGTTAGAGATGGACGTTTCGATCATCAAACGTGCTGGAAAGAAGACAGTGTTAATTTCCCTTGCTGGTATGGTGATTCCCTTTATGGTTGCTATTTGTTTATCCTCTTTAATAGCTAACACAAACGAAACCATAAATCAAGCCAGTTATATCCTCTATCTTGGTATTGTTCTATCTGTCACTGCATTCCCGGTGCTTGCTCGAATGCTCGTTGAGCTCAAACTTATCAACACAGACTTAGGGAAGCTTGCTCTATCAACTTCTCTCATCAATGATGTGTGTGCATGGATGTTGTTGGCTCTAACTATTGCTTTATCAGAGGAAATAATTAGCGCTTGGGTATCATTGTGGGTTCTGCTATCaaacattgtttttctttctttctcctttcttattGTTAGACCAACAATGTCGTGGTTGATAGAGAAAACTCCAGAGGGAAAACCCTTCAGTGATTTTCAATTATGCATTGTGCTCACTGGTGTATTGATGTCGGCCTTCATCACGGATGTCCTTGGAACACATTGTGTTTTTGGAGCTTTTGTGTATGGCCTAGTTATTCCAAATGGGCCACTTGGAGCTGCAATAATAGAAAAGCTTGAAGACTTTGTTTCAGGACTTTTGCTTCCTCTCTTTTATGCCACCAGTGGGCTTAAGACAGATATCAGCTTAATAAGTGGAGCTAATACTTGGGCTTTTATTCTCTCAGCGATTTCTCTGACTTATCTCGGCAAGATTGCTGGGACTCTCCTTGTTTCAAACATTTTTCAGATACCAAATCGTGATGGAGTTGTTCTTGGTTTACTTATGAACACAAAAGgcattattgaaattattgtgCTCAATGTTGGGAGGGAACAAAAG ATCTTggatgataaaatattttcagtCATGATCATTGTAATACTGATAATGACAGCATTCATTTCACCAAttgtaaaagtaatttatagGCCAAGAAAAATGCTTGCACCTTATAGAAGGAGAACAATACAAAGTTCAAGACTTGATGGAGAGTTAAGAGTTCTTGTGGGTATTCACACCCCTCGAAATGTTCCCACTCTAGTTAATCTCCTTGAAGCAACTTATCCCAATAAAAGGTCTCCAATGTGTGCTTATGTGCTCCACTTGGTGGAACTCACTCGTAGAGCTTCTGCAATGCTAATTGTCCATGCCAATAGACAATCAGGAGGTCCAGCCCTCAACAAAACACAAGCACAAACCGACCACATCATCACGGCATTTCAGAACTTTGAGGAACAGGTCAATTATGCTCAAGTCCAACCCTTGACAGCCATTTCCTCTTACTCCACCATGCATGAAGACATATGCAATTTGGCTGAGGAGAAAAGGGTGTCCATCATCATCATTCCTTTCCATAAGCAACAAACAGTAGATGGAGAAATGGAAGATACAATCCCAGCATTAAGAATGGTGAACCACAATCTACTACAAAACTCACCATGCTCAGTTGGTATACTTGTGGATAGGGGATTTAATGGATCCAACCGCTTGATTGGAAATCAAGCATGTCATAAAGTGGCTGTGCTATATTTTGGAGGACCAGATGACAGAGAGGCATTAGCTTATGGATGGAGAATGTCAAGACATCCAAGGGTTCACCTTACTGTCATGCACTTCATTCCAACTGAGTATTCATATCAGAGTTCAGAAACAGATCGCTTATGGGCAAAGATTGATCGAAGTTTCACCACTATAAAAAATGGGGGGGAAAACCAACTGGATAATGAGTATATAAGTGAGTTCAAGAAAATGATTGCACATGATGATTCAGTCATTTACATAGACAAGGTTGTGAACAATGGAGAGGAAACAGTTGCAGCAATAAGATCAATCAATAACGTGAATGACTTGTTTATAGTTGGGAGAGGACAAGGGACAATGTCACCACTAACCGATGGCCTTACGGATTGGAGTGAGTGTCCTGAGTTAGGAGCCATTGGGGATTTACTAGCCTCTTCAGATTTTGAAACAACGGCTTCGGTGTTGGTGATGCATCAATATGTAGGGCAAGGACCAGATGGAGAGGACAATTTTGTAGTTGAAAGACCATGGGAATCAGCTGAATCCCGACATAGCAtaaatcaacaacaacaacaacatatgcaaaGATATGTAATGCCAATGGGAACAGGACACTCTTCTGTAATGTTTACGATACCATGA